A window of Apium graveolens cultivar Ventura chromosome 8, ASM990537v1, whole genome shotgun sequence contains these coding sequences:
- the LOC141680886 gene encoding F-box/kelch-repeat protein At3g06240-like produces the protein MATHENANANSVLLNDLLYDILSRLSVKTLLQCRSVCKSRLSLISSPEFIKIYNSRFTQHRLVMSQTFYLPHVEFEGLILEHLWLKSCSLYSLLNESVTDAIQLDLYPMKFKDRFTYVVGCCHGLVCLAGYDGCALLWNPTTKKSRKLPQLTLSRRGHELVVCGFGYDESKDDYKVFSFFTGHTGFCRFWVYSLKSDCWRMIENLTVTSLWDMGKLAHGALNWVVQREPCFIVSIAVKTEMYREITVPEHQKDSDTLALHTLGENLCVVHYVWSSHAADIWIMNEYVNSVSGPAFTHLN, from the coding sequence aTGGCAACTCATGAAAACGCTAACGCCAACTCTGTCCTTCTAAACGATCTCCTCTATGACATACTCTCTAGACTTTCGGTGAAGACTCTTTTGCAATGTAGGTCTGTTTGTAAGTCAAGGTTGTCTCTTATTTCCTCTCCGGAGTTCATCAAAATTTATAACTCTCGGTTTACTCAACATCGTCTCGTTATGAGCCAGACGTTTTATCTCCCACACGTCGAATTTGAGGGTCTTATTCTTGAACACCTATGGCTTAAGAGTTGCTCTCTGTACTCTTTGCTTAATGAgtctgttactgatgctattcaacTTGATCTCTATCCAATGAAATTCAAAGATCGATTTACATATGTTGTCGGTTGTTGTCACGGGTTGGTTTGTTTAGCAGGTTACGATGGTTGTGCATTGTTGTGGAACCCGACTactaaaaaatcaagaaaacttCCTCAACTGACCTTGTCTAGGCGTGGGCATGAACTTGTAGTGTGTGGCTTTGGCTACGATGAATCGAAAGATGACTATAAAGTATTTTCTTTCTTCACTGGTCATACTGGATTCTGTAGATTCTGGGTTTATAGTTTGAAATCTGATTGCTGGAGAATGATCGAAAATTTAACAGTTACAAGTCTCTGGGATATGGGGAAGCTGGCACATGGAGCTCTAAACTGGGTTGTTCAGAGAGAACCTTGTTTTATTGTTTCTATTGCTGTAAAAACAGAGATGTATCGAGAAATCACGGTTCCAGAACACCAGAAAGATTCAGACACTTTGGCCTTGCACACTCTGGGAGAAAATCTTTGTGTGGTACATTATGTTTGGAGCAGCCACGCTGCTGATATTTGGATAATGAACGAATACGTTAATTCGGTGTCCGGACCAGCCTTCACGCACCTCAACTAA
- the LOC141676583 gene encoding putative UDP-N-acetylglucosamine--peptide N-acetylglucosaminyltransferase SEC has product MLSVQSDLRQLQLQQMVVPRVYSNGDHRNDPFLLHSEPVSGLRIGSGLEAREVDEDMLMALAHQDYKACNFKQALENSKAVYQRNPSRTDNLLLLGAVHYQLHEFDLCIAKNEEALQIDPHFAECYGNMANAWKEKGNIDVAIRYYLVAIELRPNFADAWSNLASAYMRKGRMNDAAQCCRQALAINPRLVDAHSNLGNLMKAQGLVNEAYNCYIEALRLQPNFAIAWSNLAGLFMESGDLNRALQYYKEAVKLKPTFADAYLNLGNVYKALHLLQEATVCYQRALQSRPDYAMAYANLATIFYEQGKMDLAILNYKRAIACDAGFLEAYNNLGNALKDAGRVEEASHCYRQCLSLQPTHPQALTNLGNIYMEWNMTPAAAQCYKATLSVTTGLSAPFNNLAIIYKQQGNYADAISCYNEVLRIDPHAADGLVNRGNTYKEIGRVTEAIQDYLRAVATRPTMAEAHANLASAYKDSGHMEAAIKSYKQALVLRPDFPEATCNLLHTLQCVCDWDGRKKMFVEVEGILQRQIKMSVLPSVQPFHAIAYPLDPMLALEISRKYAQHCSVVASRFSLPPFTHPMPIPIKGGGRNGRLRIGYVSSDFGNHPLSHLMGSVWGMHDTENVEVFCYALSPNDGSEWRLRTQSEAEHFIDVSAMSSDMIARLINENQIQILINLNGYTKGARNEIFAMQPAPIQVSYMGFPGTTGATYIDYLVTDEFVSPSKFSQIYSETLVHLPHCYFVNDYKQKNRDVLDPACQPKRSDYGLPEGKFIFAFFNQLYKIDPEIFITWCNILKRVPNSALWLLRFPAAGEPRLRAYAAAQGVQPDQIIFTDVAMKSEHIKRSALADLFLDSPLCNAHTTGTDVLWAGLPMVTLPLEKMATRVAGSLCLATGLGEEMIVSSMKEYEERAVSLALNRSKLQDLTHRLKASRLTCPLFDTARWVRNLERAYFKMWNLYCSGQHPLPFKVTENNSEFPYDR; this is encoded by the exons ATGTTATCGGTTCAAAGCGATCTGCGACAGCTTCAATTGCAGCAGATGGTGGTGCCTAGGGTTTACAGTAACGGCGATCATCGAAATGATCCGTTTTTGTTGCACTCGGAGCCGGTTTCGGGGCTCCGGATTGGGTCGGGTTTGGAGGCGAGGGAAG TGGATGAGGACATGCTCATGGCTCTCGCTCATCAAGACTATAAGGCTTGCAACTTCAAGCAAGCTTTAGAAAATAGCAAGGCTGTTTATCAGAGAAATCCAAGCCGAACAGATAATCTTCTCCTCCTAGGGGCAGTTCATTATCAG TTGCATGAGTTTGATTTGTGCATCGCAAAGAATGAAGAAGCTCTGCAGATTGATCCTCATTTTGCAGAGTGTTATGGTAACATGGCTAATGCTTGGAAG GAAAAGGGAAATATTGATGTTGCGATTCGCTACTATTTAGTCGCTATCGAG CTTCGTCCTAATTTCGCTGATGCTTGGTCGAATTTGGCAAGTGCATACATGCGGAAAGGGAGGATGAATGATGCAGCTCAGTGCTGTCGGCAGGCTCTGGCCATAAACCCTCGTTTG GTTGATGCACATAGTAATTTAGGCAATCTGATGAAGGCTCAAGGACTGGTGAACGAG GCGTACAACTGCTATATCGAGGCTCTCCGTTTACAGCCAAATTTTGCAATTGCATGGTCCAATCTTGCTGGCCTTTTTATGGAATCGGGTGATCTGAATAGGGCTCTACAATATTATAAG GAAGCCGTTAAGCTCAAACCAACATTTGCAGATGCATACTTGAACCTGGGTAATGTGTACAAG GCTCTGCATTTGCTTCAAGAGGCTACCGTGTGCTATCAGCGTGCTCTTCAGTCACGCCCTGATTATGCAATGGCCTACG CTAATCTGGCTACTATATTTTACGAGCAAGGAAAAATGGACTTGGCAATACTGAACTACAAGCGAGCCATTGCTTGTGATGCTGGGTTCTTGGAGGCATATAATAATTTG GGGAATGCACTGAAGGATGCTGGAAGGGTTGAAGAAGCTAGTCACTGCTATCGT CAATGCCTTTCTCTGCAACCAACCCATCCTCAGGCTCTAACTAATCTTGGAAATATCTACATGGAATG GAATATGACCCCTGCTGCGGCACAATGTTACAAGGCAACATTATCTGTTACAACCGGACTTTCTGCCCCTTTCAATAATTTAGCAATCATATACAAACAGCAG GGAAATTATGCGGATGCTATATCATGCTATAATGAAGTTCTGCGCATCGATCCACATGCTGCTGATGGACTTGTTAACCGGGGAAACACTTATAAGGAGATCGGTAGGGTTACTGAAGCAATTCAAGATTATCTGCGAGCTGTAGCTACCCGACCAACCATGGCCGAAGCTCATGCAAATTTGGCTTCTGCTTATAAGGACAG TGGGCATATGGAAGCTGCTATTAAAAGTTATAAGCAAGCTTTGGTTCTGCGCCCTGATTTTCCAGAAGCTACTTGTAATCTTCTACATACGTTACAG TGTGTGTGCGACTGGGATGGTCGGAAGAAAATGTTTGTTGAAGTTGAAGGGATTCTTCAAAGGCAGATCAAG ATGTCAGTTCTTCCAAGTGTTCAGCCATTCCATGCAATAGCATATCCTCTCGATCCTATGCTTGCACTTGAGATCAG CCGGAAATATGCACAGCACTGTTCTGTAGTTGCTTCCCGTTTTTCTCTCCCTCCATTTACCCATCCCATGCCAATCCCCATAAAGGGCGGTGGTAGAAATGGTCGATTGAGAATTGG GTATGTGAGCAGTGATTTTGGTAACCATCCATTATCACATCTGATGGGTTCTGTCTGGGGCATGCATGACACAGAAAATGTCGAG GTTTTCTGCTATGCTCTAAGTCCAAATGATGGCTCTGAATGGAGGTTGCGCACTCAATCGGAAGCAGAACACTTCATAGATGTATCGGCTATGTCATCTGATATGATTGCCAGGCTGATCAATGAGAATCAAATCCAAATCCTTATCAACCTTAATGGTTATACCAAG GGGGCTAGAAATGAAATATTTGCTATGCAGCCTGCGCCTATCCAGGTCTCTTACATGGGTTTTCCTGGAACTACAGGGGCAACCTACATAGACTATTTGGTTACTGATGAG TTTGTTTCTCCATCGAAATTTTCTCAAATATACTCGGAGACACTTGTCCATCTCCCTCACTGTTACTTTGTAAATGATTACAAGCAG AAAAATCGAGATGTACTGGATCCAGCCTGCCAACCCAAGCGATCAGATTATGGACTGCCAGAGGGCAAATTTATATTTGCCTTCTTTAATCAGCTCTACAAGATTGATCCTGAGATATTTATTACTTG GTGCAACATTCTCAAACGAGTTCCTAACAGTGCACTCTGGCTTCTTCGGTTTCCAGCTGCAGGAGAACCAAGACTGCGTGCAT ATGCTGCTGCACAGGGAGTGCAACCAGACCAAATTATTTTTACGGATGTTGCAATGAAGAGTGAACATATCAAGCGAAGTGCTTTAGCAGATTTGTTCCTTGACTC GCCTCTTTGCAATGCACACACTACAGGTACAGATGTTCTTTGGGCTGGTCTACCAATGGTGACACTTCCTCTCGAGAAAATGGCGACTAGAGTTGCTGGTTCACTGTGCCTGGCCACCGGACTTGGAGAGGAAATGATCGTTAGCAG TATGAAAGAGTATGAAGAGAGGGCGGTATCACTGGCGTTAAATAGATCGAAGCTTCAGGATCTTACACACAGACTCAAGGCGTCTCGCTTGACTTGCCCATTATTTGATACTGCGAGATGG GTAAGGAATCTTGAAAGAGCATATTTTAAGATGTGGAATCTTTACTGCTCAGGCCAGCATCCTTTGCCCTTCAAAGTGACTGAGAATAATTCTGAGTTTCCATATGACCGGTAG